The DNA segment TATACTTGAAATCAGAGGGTTTCGTCAGTTCAACATTGCATACGGATGATAAGAGATCGCTTTGTACGCATTCTACGCCCTCCACTCTCAGCCTATAAAAAGTACAAAGTGGATGATGATCACCCTTTATCCTTGATGCAGAATCTGTCATACGTTACACGGAGACACAGTTATGACGATTAATAAATATTTCATTTTATCTCCTCAAGCCTCTGAGGAAACGCTTCAGCCAGCATTAACTGAGAAAGAAGTTCAAAGGCAGGAAGCTCTAAGACAGGCGCAATCTCAAGGTGGGTTTGACACCAACGCGACCTCGTAACTTAATCAATACTCAGAACTTGTTTATAGAACCCCTAAAAAAGAGCTCTACTTCACTTTGATGTAGAGCTCTTTTGTCTTTGACTCTTCTTCTCTCTTTCTATGATGTCCTATTTCGGCGTCGAACCCATTCACGTTTTGTGACTCCCCTGCTTTATATTTATAGCTCCACGACTATGCAGCTAGCTCATTCGCTACGTTGAGAAATGACTCATTAAACTTACCTCAGCCATACCTTGTCATGTCATTTTGTGCTAATAATTTATATTCGTTTTCATTCCTCACTCGCTCTCTTTTCAAAAACTCTAATGCGAGTACCAGAGAACTTAACCACAGGAATCCCGAATTCAATGGAATATTCAAAACTAGGAAGTAGTCAAATTCCCGTTTCCCGCATCTGTCTTGGCAGCATGACTTGGGGGCTGCAAAATACACAACAGCAAGCCGACCAACAGATCGAATACGCACTAAGCCAAGGTATTAACTTCATAGATACTGCAGAAATGTACGCGGTTCCGCCTTCTCCAGAGACCTACGGCAAAACAGAAGCGATCATTGGTAACTGGCTATCGCGCCACCCGCAGCGCCGCCAAGAACTGATCATAGCGAGTAAGATTGCAGGCCCAGGCCTTCCTTGGGTTCGAGATGGTGGTCCTATAACGGGTGAAGCCGTAATCGAAGCGGTTGATGCGTCATTAAAGCGTCTACAGACTGATTATATCGACCTATATCAACTGCATTGGCCAAATCGAAATACACCTCACTTTGGAAAACAGTTCCCAAATCAAATTCGCTTCAGTGATATCGACCGGAAGCAGCATGAAGGGGAAATGTTGGAGATCCTTCAAGCCCTAGCGAGCTGCGTTAAAGCAGGAAAAATCCGTCATGTTGGTTTGTCTGATGACACTACTTGGGGTATCAACACCTATCTCAAGCTGAGCGACAAACACGATTTGCCACGCATGGTCTCGATTCAGAATGAATTCAGCCTACTTCACGCAAAAGACTGGCCGTATCTGATTGAGAACTGTGTGCATGAAGATGTCGCTTACCTGCCTTGGTCACCGTTATCTGGAGGAATGCTCAGTGGAAAATACATTGATGGTGCAAGACCGGAAGGCAGCCGCTGGACATACATGCAGCGTAAGGGCATTTTCCGCGACACCGAATCTGCCAATGAAGCGGTAAAAGGATATGCAGAAGTCGCGAACACTCATGGATTTACGCCGAGCCAGCTTGCATTAGCATGGTGTAATCAAGTCGATGGTGTTACCTCATCCATCATTGGGGCGACCACGATGGAGCAGCTTAAAGAGAACGTGGCTGCTTTCAGTAAACCATTATCAGAAGAGATTCTTACCGATATCAACACAGTGTTTAAGCGCTATCCTGTTCCATATTAAGCTGTCAGTTCAGCTTAACTTAGGCAAGTAAATCCCATAAGGGCGCGCTATTTAGTGCGCTTTTCTTTTTTAAGTGAGTTGCTTTTGCTTTTTATGTGGATCGCATTGAGCTATCACGCTTTTGGTTCTCCAACCTTTGCTCTATAATGCGCGGGCTTATATCTAGGATAAAAACATGATTTCAAAAAACCAATTAAAACTCCTTCGTGCTTTGGGCCAAAAGAAACAACGTAAAGCCCACGGCTTGTTTCTAGTTCAAGGTGAAAAGAACGTTCTTGAGCTGTTCAATAGTGACTTAGTCGTGAAGAACGTCTTTGCTACCGCTGATTTCTTATCTGAAAATCACGCTTCACTGTTTGAGTTTGATTGTGTTGAAGCCTCGCTAGATGACCTAACCAAAGCAAGTACTTTGGTCAGCAACAATGCAGCGATTGCTGTCGTTGAGATCCCAACATTTGAACTGCCAAAAGCAACAGGGCTGATGATTGCACTAGATGGCGTTTCAGACCCGGGCAACCTAGGTACGATTATTCGTGTAGCAGACTGGTATGGCGTTAAGCATATCGTTGCGAGCAGCGATTGTGCAGACCCATACAACCCTAAGACCATCAGTGCAACTATGGGTAGCTTTGGCCGAGTACACGTAAGCCAAACATACTTACCGGCTTATTTAGAACAAGCGAACCTACCGGTTTACGGCGCGTTCTTAGAAGGCGAAAGTGTTCATAAGACAGAATTTACTGCCAATGGCATTTTGCTAATGGGCAGCGAGTCTCACGGCATTCGTGAACATGCGGCTAAATACGTAACGGATAAGATTACGATTCCTGCATTCGGTGGCGCAGAGTCTCTGAACGTAGCAATGGCGACCGGTATTATTCTCGACAACATGCGTCGTCAGCATAGCTAGATTTCATAAGCTAACGATCCAATCGACAGTGTTCAGGTATTAAAAAAGGCGTATTGATTAAATCAGTACGCCTTTTTATTTGAGTTCTTTTCAACAACTACTTTTCTAACATTGCCAACTTATCAGACACACCATTCCACTTTTCAGCTTCATCCATCGGTGCTTTTACTTCAGTTTGCACAGGCCAAATCTCGGCAAGCTCGGCATTCACTTCAATAAAGATCTTTTGATTTTCTGGCAGTTCATCTTCTTGGAAGATCGCTTGAGCATCACATTCAGGTACACATAAACCACAATCAATGCATTCGATTGGGTTGATTACCATGAAATTCGGGCCTTCATGGAACGCATCTGCGGGGCATACCGCCACACAGTCTGTGTATTTACATTGAATACAGTTATCGCCTACGACAAATGCCATGATGCTCTGCTCTATAAGTTAGTCAAAATTGAAGAATGGAGGATAATACTCATCCCAAGGCAAAATTCAACATCATACGGCTCTAATATCGTGTCTATTTGCTCCATGTTTCCAAATTAGTATGACAGATAAATCAATTTCTCGTAAAATGCGCGCCATTGTGAGCTTATCGCTTCTTTCAACATCAGCGTTTTCATCAAATTCTGTATTAAGAAACGATCTAGCTAAGACACCTATAAAAACGAGACATCAAAATGATACGTTTAACCGAAATTAAACTCCCACTAGACCATGAAGAGTCAGCCATTCAAGACGCTATTGAAGCAAAGCTTGGCATTAACGCTGATCAGGTACTTTCTTTTAATATCTTTAAACGTGGCTACGATGCTCGTAAGAAATCAAAAATCTTACTTATCTACACGCTTGATGTTCTCGTTGAAAACGAAGCTGAGTTGTTAGAACAATTCATCAGCGATCCACACGTAAAAGTGACTCCTGACATGGAGTACAAATTCGTGGCTAAAGCGGTTGAGAACCAAACTGAGCGCCCTGTCGTTATCGGCTTTGGCCCTTGTGGTCTGTTCGCTGGTCTAGTGCTTGCTCAAATGGGTTTCAACCCGATCATTGTTGAGCGCGGTAAAGAAGTTCGTGAACGTACGAAAGATACCTTTGGTTTCTGGCGTAAGCGCACACTGAACACTGAATCAAACGTACAGTTCGGTGAAGGTGGCGCAGGTACATTCTCTGACGGTAAGCTATACAGCCAAGTTAAAGATCCAAAGCACTACGGCCGTAAAGTAATCGAAGAATTCGTAGCTGCTGGCGCACCAGAAGAAATTCTATACGTAAGTAAGCCACACATCGGTACCTTTAAACTGGTTACCATGATCGAGAAGATGCGTGCTTCTATCATTGAGCTAGGTGGCGAAATCCGTTTCAGCACTCGCGTAGACGACGTTCATATGGAAGACGGTCAAATCACTGGCCTAACGCTTTCTAACGGTGAAGAGATTAAAACTCGTCACGTAGTACTGGCTGTTGGCCACAGTGCCCGTGATACGTTTGAAATGCTGCACGAACGTGGTGTTTACATGGAAGCTAAGCCTTTCTCTGTTGGTTTCCGTATCGAACACAAACAGGCGATGATCGATGAAGCTCGCTTCGGCAAGAACGCAGGCAACCCTATCCTAGGTGCTGCGGACTACAAACTAGTACACCACTGTAAGAATGGCCGCACTGTATACAGCTTCTGTATGTGCCCGGGTGGTACTGTGGTTGCAGCGACTTCTGAAGAAGGCCGCGTAGTAACCAACGGCATGAGCCAATACTCTCGTGCAGAACGTAACGCAAACAGTGCCATCGTTGTGGGTATCGACCCAGAGCGTGATTACCCAGGTGACGCACTAGCAGGTATCCGTTTACAGCGTGAATTAGAAAGTGCCGCTTATGTTCTAGGTGGCGAGAACTACGACGCCCCTGCACAGAAAATCGGTGACTTCCTGAAAGGTCGCGATCCAAGTGAAATCGGTGAAGTAAAACCATCATTCACACCGGGTATCCATCTAACGGACATTTCAAAAGCACTGCCTGATTTTGCTATCGAAGCAATTCGTGAAGCAATTCCAGCGTTCGAGAAGAAGATCAAAGGCTTCTCTACGCCAGACGGTCTATTAACAGGCGTTGAGACGCGTACGTCTTCTCCTGTATGTATCAAACGTGGCAAAGACTTCCAAAGCATCAACTTAAAGGGCTTCTTCCCTGCAGGTGAAGGTGCAGGCTATGCTGGCGGCATCTTGTCTGCTGGTATCGATGGTATTAAGGCTGCAGAAGCACTAGCGATATCAATGGCAGAACAGAACCAAGCTGAGAAAATTGAGATCGCTTAGGCGCTTTTAATAAAGTAAAGCTACATAACGGTCAACCAAAACTAAAAATCCAGTGTCTTGTAGACACTGGATTTTTTTATTGCATAAAGGTATCTAAAATTATTTATTCACGACTTCGTCAGTGTTACTTACAAGTCTCTTTTGACCAGTTCACACCATCATCTGAACACTCAAATCGACTTGTTCCATTTTGGTAATAATAACCTTTAGTCCAGTTACCTTGAGAATATCTAGACGTTATCGTTTGAGTATAATCAAACGGCGTATTTTCAATGTGCGCATACTTGTGTCTGTTCCAGTTATCGGAGCCATATGAACTATTGTCATTAAAATCTACCGATAGATAGTTGAGCGCATCAAAGTCGCTGCGAGAAACATTATCTAACGAATCACCAAGATTAACCCACTCAGGATGTGGTACGTTATTCTCAAAATTAAATTTGGCTTGTACCTGGGTAAACTGATCCTTGTAGTCACCGACAACATCTGCCGTCAAGGTTTGCATAAAGCCCGCACCAACGTCTTGACGAGAACAACTTCCCCAATCAAGTTGTTGAGACCCGCCACGGTTCATCACACCAAAGGTAGTCAATGAGTTAGGCAGGATCTGCTGCTTGATGGTCTCTTGCACTGAACATGAATATTCTGTTCCATCACTACTCAATGAGAACAAAGCTGCTTTGTCATACTCTAAGCCATCTTTCTTCTGACCATTGCGCTCAAAATGTTCACTTAACGCCAGTTCTGTCTGCAAGTCGGCTGAAACTTCATGTTCGATCACAATCAGCTTGTTCGCAGTCATCACTGTTTTAACTTTATACCACTTATTAATTTCGTTTTTCTTGGAGTAATCCCAATGCTGCCAGTAATAGTCAACATAAGCTTGCTGGGCTGTAGGGTTCTCTTTTTGAATCTCTTTGGTCTCTTGATACGACTTTTTAATGGCAGGCATCATCTTCTGCGCTAAATCGTAGAGCTCAGTGTTTTGATCTTTAACGAAATCACCATACAAGTCCTCTACTGCGATGTTGTATCGGTTCGCAATTCGGAAGTCATGCTCTTTCACATTTTGGATAATGCTATTTTGGGTGTTCACAGCTTGCTTCAAAGCAGAACAACTATTTAAACCACCTTTATACAAGTCGGCTTGGATCTGATTCCATAAAACAGTTGTCAGTGGCGTAGTCGACTTAATTTTTTGCTCAGAACTCACCGTCATGACTGGCGGAAAGATTAACTGATAAGGTTCAGTAATCGGTGTGTTTGGGCTATCCGCATCAATAGCGCCTACTGGCACGTTCACTACGATTGGAGCGTAGTCCATACAGTCTGAGTTAGAGCCCGTCAAAGATAGCTCATAGCTGCCCTCATGGTCGGTGATGCTGCTTGGCTCACCTTCATCTAACACACCATTGTAATTGATGTCCAAAAACGCGGTCGCCCCTGAAATATAACCATCGATAGCCACACCTTGTAAGGTTTTTGTTTGAGGAGCGGGAGCACTTGTACTGCTACCACCGCCTCCTCCTCCGCCACAAGCAGTAAGGCCACCAGCGATAAGTGCGATAGAAATAAGCTTAAGTTTCATTCGATGAGATCCTAATGAAATACATTAATAAGTAGGGTTGTCATTGGGGGGATGACCGAGAATGACTGTGATAGTCATGGCCAGTCATAATAGCGATTGGTATTCAAAAGAAACATGAAAGGGTGCTAGGCAGTTTATGCATGTTTTGTTCTAACGAAGGGTCTTAAATGGACTAATTACATATCGCTTGAAGATATCCAGAGTTTATAGAAATCACTGTAGCCAGTTTGATTGATCTCTACGCCTTGAACCTCAATACTATTAGAAACCTTCTCTTTACCATGAAATAACGGACAAAGGAGCTTCTGTTGATACAGTGATTGTTCAATCTTTTTCAACTCGCCGACTGGATTATCACAACTAACGGCTAAGTGAACTCTCTCACAATG comes from the Vibrio splendidus genome and includes:
- a CDS encoding aldo/keto reductase; the encoded protein is MTWGLQNTQQQADQQIEYALSQGINFIDTAEMYAVPPSPETYGKTEAIIGNWLSRHPQRRQELIIASKIAGPGLPWVRDGGPITGEAVIEAVDASLKRLQTDYIDLYQLHWPNRNTPHFGKQFPNQIRFSDIDRKQHEGEMLEILQALASCVKAGKIRHVGLSDDTTWGINTYLKLSDKHDLPRMVSIQNEFSLLHAKDWPYLIENCVHEDVAYLPWSPLSGGMLSGKYIDGARPEGSRWTYMQRKGIFRDTESANEAVKGYAEVANTHGFTPSQLALAWCNQVDGVTSSIIGATTMEQLKENVAAFSKPLSEEILTDINTVFKRYPVPY
- a CDS encoding RNA methyltransferase, giving the protein MISKNQLKLLRALGQKKQRKAHGLFLVQGEKNVLELFNSDLVVKNVFATADFLSENHASLFEFDCVEASLDDLTKASTLVSNNAAIAVVEIPTFELPKATGLMIALDGVSDPGNLGTIIRVADWYGVKHIVASSDCADPYNPKTISATMGSFGRVHVSQTYLPAYLEQANLPVYGAFLEGESVHKTEFTANGILLMGSESHGIREHAAKYVTDKITIPAFGGAESLNVAMATGIILDNMRRQHS
- the fdxA gene encoding ferredoxin FdxA, which gives rise to MAFVVGDNCIQCKYTDCVAVCPADAFHEGPNFMVINPIECIDCGLCVPECDAQAIFQEDELPENQKIFIEVNAELAEIWPVQTEVKAPMDEAEKWNGVSDKLAMLEK
- a CDS encoding NAD(P)/FAD-dependent oxidoreductase, which encodes MIRLTEIKLPLDHEESAIQDAIEAKLGINADQVLSFNIFKRGYDARKKSKILLIYTLDVLVENEAELLEQFISDPHVKVTPDMEYKFVAKAVENQTERPVVIGFGPCGLFAGLVLAQMGFNPIIVERGKEVRERTKDTFGFWRKRTLNTESNVQFGEGGAGTFSDGKLYSQVKDPKHYGRKVIEEFVAAGAPEEILYVSKPHIGTFKLVTMIEKMRASIIELGGEIRFSTRVDDVHMEDGQITGLTLSNGEEIKTRHVVLAVGHSARDTFEMLHERGVYMEAKPFSVGFRIEHKQAMIDEARFGKNAGNPILGAADYKLVHHCKNGRTVYSFCMCPGGTVVAATSEEGRVVTNGMSQYSRAERNANSAIVVGIDPERDYPGDALAGIRLQRELESAAYVLGGENYDAPAQKIGDFLKGRDPSEIGEVKPSFTPGIHLTDISKALPDFAIEAIREAIPAFEKKIKGFSTPDGLLTGVETRTSSPVCIKRGKDFQSINLKGFFPAGEGAGYAGGILSAGIDGIKAAEALAISMAEQNQAEKIEIA